ttggaggtgcaccaggttcacaacctcgagtttaacaatcttgaggaatccatatgttgctctgtaagattgtctagtacttccaggtgtctagtcggagtcatttgctggaagccaactgccgacaccgagtacgatagtcgtatgctggaaggactatcccactctatccgtctcggtttcacacacatcttgattctaggggactttaatctccctagaatcaacttcgcggaacacgtacactggaggcgacaactcaactgaagctcggttcttcaacctcaccGATAACTTGGGCTTCTATGAAAAtatgaggtcggcaactcgttggagaaacagtcagacaccatcgcgcttagactgtgtattcactaacgaagaattcctagttgacaacctctcaatcctggctcctctgggaaagagcgatcacgccgtcatagccttcagttttgtcatcaaaactaagctaaggtatcccaacaataatttgcgttggaattttaaacggttgaatgtgccagctctacatgactatctacaacaggtggtttgggatgttcaccctcaactcgatgtggatggtcattgggacttcttactgcacacgctcttatgtgctacagaccattcagttcctaaaagggttcccaaaagcttcaagccacctacagtaatcaagaaccgtacccttcgcctcctaagccgcaaacggcactgttgggcggaatacaaacaaactaataacgatggagcgtataggcaatacaaacatatcaggaacacatgcacgaaggctataagagaagacaggcttcagtaccaaacaaagcttatggacaaattcgcctctaaccctagaagcctattccgttatgcagcctctcttcgtcaagccaaaacaggagtttctcaattgctaggtcttaacggcccaaccaacaacgatggcgacgccgctaaccttctggcggcccattactctcaaacatttcaaccggctgacatcaactttattgacgacagtttcatctccaactccacaggactttctgaagtggaccgtagcgctgacttggtgttccggaaattgcagcacttaagacttgacacttctcctggcccggatattgttcatcctgccatactgagggaggcagcctcaatcctggcaacgccgcttagcgtgatgttttcacactcgctaggccgaggcaaattaccggaaaactggaagttggctcacatcacaccaattttcaaaggtgctcgacgcaatgaaccttcaagttatcggccggtggctcttctgtcattaccttcaaaacccATGGactccctgatatgcgacggtttaagtgactatctactgtccttaaatttcttctcaccccaacagcatggtttcaggaagggttactcttgtataaccaacctgctgactgcggtggacaaatggacaagcatcctcgattgcaagggaaaggttgacgtcatttaccttgatttctcaaaagcttttgataaggttaaccacttgtgtcttatcaacaagctcaaacga
The nucleotide sequence above comes from Schistosoma haematobium chromosome Unknown HiC_scaffold_410, whole genome shotgun sequence. Encoded proteins:
- a CDS encoding uncharacterized protein (EggNog:ENOG410VGNY~COG:S), with the translated sequence MRSATRWRNSQTPSRLDCVFTNEEFLVDNLSILAPLGKSDHAVIAFSFVIKTKLRYPNNNLRWNFKRLNVPALHDYLQQVVWDVHPQLDVDGHWDFLLHTLLCATDHSVPKRVPKSFKPPTVIKNRTLRLLSRKRHCWAEYKQTNNDGAYRQYKHIRNTCTKAIREDRLQYQTKLMDKFASNPRSLFRYAASLRQAKTGVSQLLGLNGPTNNDGDAANLLAAHYSQTFQPADINFIDDSFISNSTGLSEVDRSADLVFRKLQHLRLDTSPGPDIVHPAILREAASILATPLSVMFSHSLGRGKLPENWKLAHITPIFKGARRNEPSSYRPVALLSLPSKPMDSLICDGLSDYLLSLNFFSPQQHGFRKGYSCITNLLTAVDKWTSILDCKGKVDVIYLDFSKAFDKVNHLCLINKLKRLGIKPPLIVWLTSYLKIDTLRLGLISLYLRLWNVLVGSPRAQY